One Myotis daubentonii chromosome 17, mMyoDau2.1, whole genome shotgun sequence genomic window, TCAATCCATCATTTCTACTCCGTAGTTGTGCTTTGAATCCCATCTCCTCTTGCTTTCTGGGGACCTCCATCTGTCCCACATTGCCTAGTCCTTCCCCTCACTTGATCCTTGTCATATCATGTTTAAGAGTTTCAGGCTTAGAACTCAACCCCCTTGGCTTGCTCATTCTCTGGTTCTCTGCCCCTGACCTACATCTGCTGGCATCATTTCCTTGCCTTGCACCCTGAAATCTGGCTTCTGTCTTCAGAAGTCCCAGCTTTCCTGTTGCATCCTCACTTCTCTGACCTCATCCTAGCACCTTGCTCTCATAGCACGGAACACTGTGGGCCACCCCTCCCTAGGAGGCTGAAACGCTCTTCTTGGCTTCCAGGCTCCCTCCTCACCTCTAATTATTCTGCCCCTGGCTTCTTTTCCACTCTGCCCATTGCTTAAAGGTTGGCTTCCATGCAGGGCTCACCCCTCACCTTTTATAGCCAACCATGCATCAAGGCCCCAAATATTTCTCTAGCCAAATCCATCTACTGCTCCGGGGCCCTCTGCCACTCTCTGGTTCTGGTGTCATCTCTCATCTGGATTTACTACGACGTTCCTAACAGGCTTCTCTTCACTCGCTCTACTTTTACTACACTGTGATCAGGGGCATATTTCCAAGGATGCTGCTCCCTTCGATGGCTTGTCACGGCTCTTAGGATAAAGTTCAGATGTGGCCCTACCTCCCTGGTCCTACTAACCTCTCCAGCCTAGCCCCTCATCACCCTCCATCTCTGGGGTTGAGCTCTCAAAAAATTAACTTGGTTCTTTTCCTTGAATCAGCCACATCCTCtctctctggcctccagaactctgTCTgttatttcctctgcctggaactcaCTTTCCTGCCTCTTCTGGGTAACTAGTGTTTCTCAGGTCAATTCAGATGTCAATTTCCCTGGGCAGAGGCCTCCTGGTAGACACCCTCTCTCTGTGATCCCTGGTACTGCACCTCCCTTCCCATTAAAACTGTTACCACACTGTGTTGTTGGTGCCCTTTTCCTGGTGGCATTTGCCTTGAGAATGTAAATTTTGTGATAACAAGGCAGCAGCTACGCTTTTTCATAACTTTATTTGCAGTGGCTAGCATAGTGCCCTTTTCTTCTATGCTTACAGTTTGCCAAGGCCTTGCTTCCCCACTCAAGGATGAATTCTCAACTTGCTCCTGAACTCCAGACAAATATATTCAAGTCCCTGCTGGAGGTCTTCATCTGGACGTACCCGAGGCATGTCCAACTCAAAATGCCCAAGTCTTAGGTCATCATCTTCCTCCCAAAGCAAACCCTCTTCCAGGACCTATCATGGTAAATGGCCCCACTGCTtacctgatgcctcagccagaaaCCTCAATTTCTTCCTTGTttcactaaaaataaacaaaatcttgCTGATTCTAACCAACTCCTCAGTATTTCTCATATCTACCCCTTGTACCAGCTGCCTCCCGAGGGTGTCTGAAGCCATCACCTTTTAGCTGGAGCACTACGATTACCTCTAGTGTTTCTTCCCCACTCTGCACTGCCACCTGAAAGCTCTCACACAATTCTAATTATGCCACACTCCTTTGCCATGCAGCCACTCTACCTACATGTTCTACATGACACTGATTCCAAGGAATGGTGTTGCTTGATAAAAAGTTCTATGCTGACACAGGTTTAGAATCAAGAGTTTAAATACAGCTaacccactgcccccccccccccacacacacaccttttgcaggacttctcagagcccttTCATGTGCAGACATGCATCCTGACTCTACAAGAGAGCTATGTAGCAGTGAGCAGTTTCCCAAATCTATGTGGCCatgtgttgggggccagatgtacgCTGGCAAAGTCCTGGCACCTGTACTTCTTTTTTCGTGGAGCATTTCAAGGTGCAGCTTCACAGTGAGAATTATTGCTTCCATAACTTTCCATTATCCACATGACACCCTTCAAGCGCCTCAGCAGAGGATGCGAACAAGAACTGTGAAGCCAGAATATTTGAGCTCATATTGTGGCTGTGCCATTTACTTAGCTGTGTGACACTGCACAAACTCTTTTTCTCCatgcctttatttctttactGTAATATGAGGATATAATACAGTATTGCATAGGGTTGGTGTAAGGATTAGAGTTACTATTAATAATATGTGTAAAATGtgcaggacagtgcctggcacatggtaagtgccCAATTAATTCTATTTTCTATTCGCGGTCTGTTACCATCTGTCTTCTCCATCCTCACTTCCTCCTATGAAGGGAGGTCCAGATTTTCTACATTTCTTGTCTCTGGCGCTGCTCTCCTTTTACCTGAAATTCCTCTttagtccccctccctccttatGTATCTCCacctctttgttttaaaatttccccaaaataCTTGCACATTCAACACGTATTTTATCAAGTGGCTGGTATGTACCCCACATTTCCTTAATGGAGAGAGAGTCAGGCATGTCAAAGCATTTCACATACTGACAGCAGTCCATCTTTCTCTTCTATACCTGATCGGCTGCACTCCGCACAGGCCCCTCTTACAAACCTTGTCCCTGCATCCAATATCCTACTAGACTTTAAACTGCTCCAGAATCTCCCATCTTTGTGTCCCCAGGTCCTAGAACAACTTTTGGCACATCACATGCACCCAGTATAAATGTATTGATTGGATACAAGCATTTGTCTGGgtcactgtgccaggccctccACTGCCTGGCACGACGTGGGACCACCGGCTGTTGTCTCTGGGTCTCCGTTTCCTGAACGGCACACAGAACAGGGTAAAACCCGCCTCCCAGCGCGGGGTGCGGATGCGGGGCACGATCTGACGGCGCAGGCCCACCCGGCGCACCGTGGGCGCGCCCTGCGGAAGCCCCTTCCCGGTTCCTGAAAGTGGCCCGAGGACGAATGCGCAGGGCGGGCGGATCACACCCAGGGGGCTGCGTGGGCACGGTGGCACCCTGGCACCCTCGGGTCCCtgcccgcccgccggccccgcACTCACGCTGCGCGCTGCAGCTGCTTCAGTAGGTGCGCTACCCGAGCGCGGGCGGCGGCCATGGCTGCGCAATCGCGTCCCggggccccgccccccacgcgGGCCAATCACCGCCGcgtcctcctcctcccgcccacTCGGCGCAGCTGGGCAAATCCCTGGTTGGCACTTCGGGTGGCTCGGGGCCACTTTCCCACGAGTCAAAACCGCCAGTGCTCCAACTGCAGTCCCCTATCTGCCTTGGAAATCGCCAGAGGTAACTGCTCCGAAGGGTCTTGGATACTTGAGTCTCTGCTTAAAACCCTCTTTCttatgtggggaaagggaaagacaaggGCATACTTTTCCCAGTAATTTCTTTAGCCCTAGCAGGtgttgcccagtggatagagcactggcctgcagactgaaatgtCCGGGGTTGGAtcaggtcaagggcaggtacctcggttgcaggctcctcctagcTCCCCGCCCTGgttgggtgcgtgcaggaggcaactaattgatttgtctttccctctctctaacaaaaacaaacaaaaaacaaaacaacatcctcaggtgaggattaaagattAAATGCTCCCTGAATGGCTCGGCTTTTGATGAAGTTGCTCCAGGATTCCATTAAATGGTACACTCTGGGAGGGCTTAGCAGCCCCAAGTGTACCAAGTCCACGTGGGAAAGTTGATCAACGATCAACTTGGAAAAGTTCAACTTTCACTTAATCAGAAAATATCCTAAGTAATGACTGAACAAGTGTCTTACCTGTATGAAATCTCTTTTCTTTCATAGCAATTTCTAGAGTAACCTTATTAAAATGAGAcaacactgaaaaaaatgaatTCCCAAATTTAATTTCCTATCAATTGTCAGACCAAACAGCAGAGTATAATGGCTCTCAGCTCTGTAATAGCAGCAAAAAAAGACCCCCTGGATTTGAGATCTACTATGAATACTTTTCAGGAGATAATTATTAGGGAGAGATAACCAGAATGGCAATAACATTTCAACACCTAAACAAACCAGCTCCACGCCAATttgacaaatgaatgaataaaatataatgtttcaATTAAGagttttgggaaaaaaaaaaaaaagttttgtaagCTGTCTTCCCAAAACAGCTCCTAtttgaagctttaaaaaaaattggggaCATAAACGTTGAGGAAGATTTAAGTATTTTCTGACAATTTAAGTACTTAATGACAATTACCATCGTTATTCAGTTATACCCAAACTTATCATTTACAGCAAGCAAATCAATATTTTGTGTTGAAAAGCAGGAAATCTGTTTTCAGAAAAACCAATTATACTATACCTTCAATATTATATCTGAtacttaaagttgtttttttttttacagtcatGTTGCTAAAATCACAAGTTTGCTGCTGTtttagaaagtaaagaaaaataatatgtgcCAGATATCCGGGTCACTGGCTTTATTTAACGATAGCCAAACAGTGAAAAGCAACATTAAATACAGACACACTTTTATTAAATAACTTCACAACAGTTACTTTTAAGGTCAGTTCTGAAATTTTTCTGTGTGCTCCCAGCTACTTTGATCCATACACAAGCTTGTTACAAAAATAAAGCTGAAGGCATACTATTTTGTCTCTGAAATATGAACTGTCCCTCATACCACAtccaaagttaataaaaaaaaaaaaaatacatccttTAAATCTCCAGCCAAAGACATGGTTATTGGAAAAACATTACTTTGTAAAGTCCAACATTTTCATAGTATTTTGAGGGGAGGGCAATCCTATCCCTTCAACCTCAATGAAGGCGGTGGCCACCTTCTTCTGCACCCCTGCAGGACTACACCTTAACATGTAGAGGAGTTCTTGGTCAGAGGGTCTttacttcctcttctttcctccttgGTGTTGCCCTCCTTTCCTCTTGCCACCCCAGCCGGGCGGCCCGGAATTCATCTTGCCTCCCAAGCCTCCTTTCCTCTTACCTCCCTGGCTGGGCGGGGGcccccctttcctcctgcccccaggaccCTGCCGGCCCCCCTTTCTCTTGCCCTTTTGgctcatttttctcctcttggCCGCCTCCTCCTGGTCTTCCTCCCTCATCTGCTTATTGGCGGCCCTGGTCACGTCCAGCTGAGGCTTTTTGCTGTTCATGAGTCGCAGCATGTCCAACTGGCTCTTTTTCTCCGCGGCAAAGTCCCCGAAAAGAGGCTGAAACTTCCTCTTCTTGCCGGAGCCCTGGGGGGCCTTCTCCTTGGGCAGGCGCTCCTGAAAGCGCCCCACGGAAGCGGTGGAGACCCTGGCCACTTGCAGGGCGCGGCCCAGCTCCTGCTTACTCTGGTGTCCCGTCGGGTGCATCCCGGCCGAGCTGGGGAGCCGCGTCTTGTGCGCGCGGGCTAAGTTACGCAGCCGGTTCAGCTCGTTCTTGGCCACCCGTTCCTTCTTGGCCTGAATCCGCTTGGCGAACTGGTCCTCCAAGGGGTCGGCATTCCCGGGCACCTCGATCAGCCACTCCTTGGTGTCGTCGCGGGCGCGCTGGTAGCCCCAGCGGCGTCGCCACTGGCCGCTGACCTCGTCCCACACCAGATTGGTCTTCTTTTTGGGACGGATGCCCTTGAGGCGCGCGAACTGCTGCCAGCGGGTAAGCGGCCGCGGCCGGGGCACTGGCTTCTCGCGCGGCAGGCGAGTGGTGGGCTCCGGCAAGCGCGCCACCAGCGCCTCCTCTACGCGCTCCGTGGGCAACTGCCACAGCTGGTTGATGAGCAGCTGCGTGTTGTCCCGCGCCAAGGCCCGCAGTTCGGCCTCCGGGGGTGGTTCCCCGCGCCGCAGGCCCGTGGGAGGATTCCGGTCCGAGGCCAGCAGGTTACCCAAGTCgaactccagctccagctccttgTGCACCGTGATGCGCTGCAACTTGTCGGCTTCGTCCCGTTCCGCCTTAGCCAGCAGCTCCTCCACGCTCTGGCCCTCCATGGTCCCGGCTCCGCTCACCAGCTCCAGTAAAACAAACTACTTCTCCGCCAGCGCCGGCTCGAGCCGGGGCAACACGACCACGTGCGAGAGCCCAGACGCTCGCCCCGGAAGAGAAAGCTTCACTTCCGGAGAAACCGGAACTGGCTCATCATCCGGGCGACTGGATGAGAAGAGGCCGGCAGAGGGCAGTGTTGGAGAGCAGATGGGGTTCGAAGCGGCCTTTGTGGCTCGTGCCCGGACGGGGCGGAGCCGGTGCGAGAACCCGGACTACAAATTCCAGGGTccgcggaggcggcggcggcgcaggTGGGCGGCGCAAGTTCCTGGGCCCACGGAGCGTGGGGTTCCGGAGCGGTTCTGTCACGATATCGGTGAAAATGTGTTCCCAAGATATTTAGCCAGTCAGCCCTTTTTGAGACTGGACAGGTTATATCTCACCCGAACCCTGGCCCGCTCGTGGGGGTCCTGGGTTAGGGCCGAGAAGGACACTTTGCACAGACACGTGGCGCTAAGCGCAGGCTTGGTTTGCCCGGGGCGCGAGCGGGGCTGACGGACCGCCCGCCCGCTGGCGGAGCCCCGCAGCTCGGACTCTGGGCCGCGCGCTCGCCTGGCTGGCGGCCGAAGAGCGCCGGGCTCTGCCGCTGGACTGCCTGGGTCCAGCCCTGACCGTGCCACTGGTTGACTTCCAGCTTTTACGTCTCTGGGCCtacttaaactatatttttattgatttcagaggtgaagggggggggggagagaaaaaaacatcagcgatgagagagaatcattgaccgactgCCTCCCCCACGCCCCACAACCCTCGCAgaggacctcctggctcatgggtccaTACCCAACCACAGAACCACACCAGCCTATTTTAAAACCTGTGATCTTCTAGGGCTAGTATAAAGATAAATGAGTTGATATGCTTCCAAGGGAGATTCGTCTGGGGCCTGGAACTtgtaagtgcccaataaatgctAGCTGCGTACCAGttgttatttaatcttcataaagaCTCcgagtcctaaccggtttggctcagtggatagagcgccggcctgcgggctgaagggtcccaggttcgattctggtcaagggcatgtaccttggttgcaggcacatccccagtagggggtgtgcaggaggcagctgatcgatgtttcttattgatgtttctaactctctatccctctcccttcctctctgtaaaaaatcaataaaatatattttaaaaatgactctGAGAGCGAAGCTGCAGAGGCAGTTTTACACGGTGATTAGACACTGGCATCTAGAGTCAGACCTAGGGTTACTGTAACCACCTTGGacaggttgctttttttttttttttaaatatattttattgattttttacagagaggaagggagagggatagagagttagaaacatcgatgagagagaaacatcgatcagccgcctcctgcacatcccctactggggatgtgcccgcaaccaaggtacatgcccttgaccggaatcgaacctgggacccttgagtccccaggccgacgctctatccactgagccaaaccggttagggcgtggaCAGGTTGTTTAACTTAAGTCCTAGTCCTAAGATGATGACTATGAAACAGTTTCTGGTACATGGTAAGCACTCAGTAAGTCTTAGCTGTTGTTATTCACCATGTTCCTCTGATTACAAAGGAAGGCTCAGGGAGGTAAAATGACTTGTCTAAGGTTGTACAACgagtatgtcaaactcaaaggcgaacacgggccaaataaacaaggtttatgtttatgtgggccgcaaaaaacccccaaaagtttcaattttcatagaaacgtaggtttatttcgatagagacattctgagtacaaagggctgaaataaatgagtcattgttaacataaaaataatagaacattttaataaaaaattaatattttttcttgaacatttacttagcagacactgaataactgcacaaattaataagcgtaactcaaataaacctatttttcttgttctccgaaagcaaaatatttcctgttgcgcacaccaaacaagtcagtccaagactaatgacgtggcaactggctgctaaaatatttgctgctggtattagtggagagaaatggtgcgcctgcgagTAAGGCACGTAGGGGAAATCAATGCAACatgatagtaatcagtcattagcgaacattgtagttcgttattgaTAATTATGTATAACCGGATATTGTacaaattaagttatgaaatttttattaaaacattttttacataccattatattggctaggctgcaaaaatattcgtgtGGTCCGCGTGCGGCCCGCAGGCTGcgagtttgatatgcttgttGTACAAGTAGGAAACGTGGGAGCAGAAGGCAGCTTACTCACAGCTTTAAGACTTTTTACCTTTTCTCTGTAATGTCTTCAGGCTCTTGACACTGTAAAAGTGTGGTCTTTGGACCAGCATCATAGCCCCAGCTAGgcgtttgttagaaatgcagaatttctGGCCTCACCCCAGATGTAATAATTCTGAGCCTTCATTTTAACAAAATCTCTAGGTGATGAGTATGTATAGTTGAGTTTGGGAAGCCCTGCTGATTGTGGGTTTGAGGTTTGGTTTTCCTTTAATTAATCCATAGAAATGGACATAATTGCCATTAGGAAGTAAATCTGCTAGGAAGAGTTTCTGCTAGAGAGGGCTTTAAATACAGCCTCATCTGTCATGTATACTCTCTGAGTTTGGTCTCTTCTTGAGCTTACTATCTTTCCTCAGCtgccatttgttcattcactcataAACATTTAaggaacacatttaaaaaaaatttttttttttattgatttcagagaggaagggagagggggagagagagagaaacatcaatgatgagagagaatcattgattggctgcctcctgcacaccccctagtggggattaaTGAACACATTTTATGCTTCAGGAATTTTGCTAGaatcttcttttttcctcttttctaaaaGTGTTTTAGGATTTCCCAGGGTTTTTCTGAGCCTTTGCCTTAACATTCAGTACCATGTCTTTAATACCAACCATCCCCTgggcccatggtcggcaaaccgcagctcgcgagtcacatgcagctctttggccccttgagtgtggctcttccacaaaataccacgtgtgggcgcgcatgtacagtgcgattgaaacttcatggcccctgtgcagaagtcggtattttgtggaagagccagttattttgtggaagagccacactcaagggctcACGAGCCTCGGTTTGctgaaccgcagtttgccgaccactgccctgggcCAAGACTTTTAACCTTAAAGCTTTTGAGATTTGCCTTAGGAGAGAGTTAAGAACATTGACAGTTGCTCTGGACTTGGCTTAGCTTCTGATTCATTCACACATATAACAAACATCTGAATGACTACCATGTTCAAAGATTATTGAGAACAATGCGGAAGAAAGGTAAAGAGAAATTTACCATGTGGCATAATTAGGCATTTAATAGGAAGTACACCTATGTAGAATTTATCTCCTCTATCAATCTGAGCTAGGAA contains:
- the RRS1 gene encoding ribosome biogenesis regulatory protein homolog translates to MEGQSVEELLAKAERDEADKLQRITVHKELELEFDLGNLLASDRNPPTGLRRGEPPPEAELRALARDNTQLLINQLWQLPTERVEEALVARLPEPTTRLPREKPVPRPRPLTRWQQFARLKGIRPKKKTNLVWDEVSGQWRRRWGYQRARDDTKEWLIEVPGNADPLEDQFAKRIQAKKERVAKNELNRLRNLARAHKTRLPSSAGMHPTGHQSKQELGRALQVARVSTASVGRFQERLPKEKAPQGSGKKRKFQPLFGDFAAEKKSQLDMLRLMNSKKPQLDVTRAANKQMREEDQEEAAKRRKMSQKGKRKGGRQGPGGRRKGGPPPSQGGKRKGGLGGKMNSGPPGWGGKRKGGQHQGGKKRK